A portion of the uncultured Draconibacterium sp. genome contains these proteins:
- a CDS encoding TQO small subunit DoxD has translation MNNFANKSANVAGLFTLSLRLVVGWTYFSAFWRRVVLVDKLDPEGAAYIGEKFNHFLPNALGIKPIIEHLVTHPEQLWMAMVVFTIVEAIVGLFIMLGLFTRLMSLGVFGLAAGILLGSGWIGTTCLDEWQIGVLGIAAGFTLFFSGSGAYSLDQLLLNKKLKFTQSRWFVWLGSGELPVKNIKPAVIVGSLAILFLTLFTNQVFHGGVYGKLHNKSVKPKIEISDATINNNILQFEIYRTEGVDVYGSFLIGIQLLDSEGNVVLEKTGEDLAKFPVDQISNHYVTQVKPGKHSLIVPLGAKADLAIDLRAPDLQGAKEYTLKLIDISGLEWESKVKI, from the coding sequence ATGAATAATTTTGCGAATAAGTCGGCAAACGTGGCCGGACTTTTCACTTTATCGCTCCGGCTGGTAGTTGGCTGGACTTACTTTTCTGCCTTTTGGCGCCGTGTTGTATTGGTCGATAAACTCGATCCGGAAGGAGCTGCCTACATCGGCGAAAAGTTCAATCACTTTCTCCCTAATGCTTTGGGAATAAAACCGATTATCGAACACCTGGTTACCCATCCCGAGCAGTTGTGGATGGCCATGGTAGTTTTCACTATTGTTGAGGCCATTGTCGGACTGTTTATTATGCTGGGACTATTTACCCGCTTAATGAGCCTTGGCGTTTTTGGCCTCGCTGCCGGAATTCTTTTGGGCTCCGGTTGGATCGGAACAACCTGCCTCGATGAATGGCAGATCGGCGTACTGGGAATAGCTGCCGGATTCACCCTGTTTTTTAGTGGTAGTGGCGCGTATTCGCTCGATCAATTGCTGCTGAATAAAAAACTCAAATTCACACAAAGCCGGTGGTTTGTCTGGCTGGGCTCGGGCGAACTCCCGGTAAAAAATATAAAACCGGCCGTGATTGTTGGTTCGCTGGCAATCTTGTTTCTCACGCTGTTTACCAACCAGGTTTTTCATGGTGGAGTGTATGGCAAACTGCACAACAAATCGGTAAAACCTAAAATCGAAATCAGTGATGCCACCATCAATAACAACATCCTGCAGTTTGAAATCTACCGAACCGAAGGAGTGGATGTGTACGGATCGTTCCTGATCGGGATTCAATTGCTGGATTCGGAAGGAAATGTTGTGCTCGAAAAAACGGGCGAAGATTTGGCGAAGTTTCCGGTCGACCAAATATCCAACCACTATGTAACCCAGGTAAAACCCGGAAAGCACAGCCTGATTGTTCCGCTGGGAGCAAAAGCCGACCTGGCCATCGATTTGCGGGCACCCGATTTACAAGGTGCAAAAGAATACACGCTAAAATTAATTGATATCAGTGGCTTGGAATGGGAAAGTAAAGTAAAGATCTAA
- the glmM gene encoding phosphoglucosamine mutase — MTLIKSISGIRGTIGGKPGDGLSPLDLVKFTAAYATWAKQKANKEKITVVVGRDARISGEMVASIVVSTLSGMGCDVVNIGLATTPTTEIAVTEEKADGGIILTASHNPKQWNALKLLNADGEFLDAAEGAKVLALADAEDFCFAEVDELGTVVEKDYTDIHVQHVLDLELVDVEAIKKANFSVAVDAVNSVGGVAMPALFKALDIENIVEINCEPTGHFAHTPEPIPENLVETAEIISKNKVDVGFVVDPDVDRLVIINEDGSMFNEEYTLVAVADYVLSQTPGNTVSNLSSSRALRDVTEKHGQSYSAGMVGEVNVVAKMRETNAVIGGEGNGGIIYPASHIGRDALVGAALFLTHLAKSGKKCSELRKTYPDYFISKNKIELTPEIDVDGILIKMKEKYAHEEVTATDGVKIDFAESWVHLRKSNTEPIIRIYAEAKSSAEADKLAQQMIDEMKSLL; from the coding sequence ATGACATTAATAAAATCAATCTCTGGAATACGAGGTACAATTGGTGGAAAACCGGGCGACGGATTAAGCCCGCTCGACCTGGTTAAATTTACTGCAGCCTACGCCACCTGGGCCAAACAAAAAGCAAACAAAGAAAAAATTACCGTAGTTGTTGGACGCGATGCACGTATTTCGGGCGAAATGGTAGCATCAATTGTTGTTTCAACTCTGTCAGGGATGGGTTGCGATGTGGTAAACATCGGACTGGCAACCACACCAACTACCGAAATTGCCGTTACCGAAGAAAAAGCCGATGGAGGAATTATCCTTACTGCAAGTCATAATCCAAAACAATGGAATGCATTAAAACTCCTGAATGCCGACGGCGAGTTTCTGGATGCAGCAGAAGGCGCAAAAGTACTTGCATTGGCCGATGCTGAAGATTTTTGCTTTGCCGAAGTTGATGAGCTGGGAACAGTAGTTGAAAAAGACTACACCGACATTCATGTGCAACACGTTCTTGATCTTGAACTGGTTGACGTGGAAGCCATAAAAAAAGCCAACTTCTCAGTGGCTGTTGATGCCGTAAATTCGGTTGGAGGCGTTGCTATGCCTGCCTTGTTCAAAGCACTCGACATTGAGAATATTGTTGAAATAAACTGCGAACCAACCGGACACTTTGCGCACACACCTGAGCCAATTCCTGAGAACCTGGTAGAAACCGCAGAAATTATCAGCAAGAATAAAGTGGACGTTGGTTTTGTTGTCGATCCGGATGTTGATCGACTGGTGATCATCAACGAAGACGGCAGCATGTTTAACGAAGAATACACGCTGGTAGCCGTTGCCGATTATGTGTTGAGTCAGACTCCTGGAAATACGGTATCCAATTTATCATCGAGCCGTGCATTGCGCGATGTTACAGAAAAACATGGTCAGAGTTACTCGGCGGGAATGGTTGGTGAGGTAAATGTTGTGGCCAAAATGCGCGAAACAAATGCCGTTATCGGCGGCGAAGGAAACGGCGGAATCATATATCCTGCCAGTCACATTGGTCGCGATGCATTGGTTGGAGCAGCACTTTTCCTTACACATCTGGCAAAGTCAGGAAAAAAATGTTCGGAACTGCGAAAAACCTACCCGGATTATTTTATCTCGAAAAACAAAATTGAGCTGACTCCGGAAATCGACGTGGATGGCATTCTTATAAAAATGAAGGAAAAGTATGCACACGAAGAAGTTACAGCAACCGACGGTGTAAAAATCGATTTTGCTGAATCGTGGGTGCATTTACGAAAATCGAATACCGAACCAATCATCCGGATTTATGCCGAGGCTAAATCAAGCGCAGAAGCGGATAAGTTGGCTCAGCAAATGATAGACGAAATGAAAAGCCTTTTATAA
- the tcmP gene encoding three-Cys-motif partner protein TcmP, translating to MAKSNDIFNKGFDEGTQIKLHILRMYLKEWLPVFLAKRDKFWKDISLYDMFAGEGKDNEGITGSPLIMLEELMPYCRTISKESIKLNVLFNEFDKKRYEALRQNIAQIRLKCNNTEICPSQNDCILNVVEENKEFKQLFNDWYPVMQATEGLPRFMFLDQFGIKQITESIFKQLVSLKRTDFIFFISSSFANRFAEQKEFKAYLKLSRESFDPSKPHHCHRVVFNYYKQLIPEGTDYYLAPFSIRKGANIYGLIFGTHNLLGIEKFLNICWNINKNTGDANYDIDNEKINPREPSLWPEHDVSNKIQAFQNELRNKIESNEITTNVQVYQWTFEMGCMPKHANIVLRELRKQKTISESFRIVSGKIHKLKPENLK from the coding sequence ATGGCAAAATCAAACGATATTTTCAATAAAGGATTTGATGAGGGGACACAGATAAAACTACACATTTTAAGAATGTATTTAAAAGAGTGGCTGCCAGTCTTTCTAGCAAAAAGAGACAAATTCTGGAAAGATATCTCATTGTATGATATGTTTGCAGGAGAAGGAAAGGATAATGAAGGTATAACTGGAAGTCCCTTAATTATGCTTGAAGAATTAATGCCCTACTGTAGGACTATTTCGAAGGAGTCAATAAAACTGAATGTACTTTTTAATGAATTTGATAAAAAGCGTTATGAAGCCTTAAGGCAAAATATTGCTCAAATAAGGTTGAAATGTAATAATACAGAGATATGTCCTTCACAGAATGATTGTATATTAAATGTCGTTGAAGAAAATAAAGAGTTTAAACAGTTATTTAACGATTGGTATCCCGTAATGCAAGCAACTGAAGGGCTACCTCGTTTTATGTTTCTCGATCAGTTTGGGATTAAACAGATTACGGAGTCAATATTTAAGCAATTGGTGAGTTTAAAACGTACTGATTTTATCTTTTTTATATCTTCTTCCTTTGCAAACCGATTTGCAGAACAGAAGGAATTTAAAGCCTATCTTAAATTATCAAGAGAATCTTTTGACCCATCAAAACCTCACCATTGTCACCGCGTTGTTTTTAATTATTACAAACAGTTAATACCTGAAGGTACAGATTACTACCTTGCTCCATTTTCGATTAGAAAGGGGGCAAATATTTATGGATTGATTTTCGGAACACATAATCTCCTTGGTATCGAAAAGTTTTTAAACATTTGCTGGAACATTAATAAAAACACTGGAGACGCCAATTATGATATCGATAATGAAAAAATAAATCCAAGAGAACCATCACTTTGGCCAGAACACGATGTTTCGAATAAAATTCAGGCTTTTCAAAACGAGTTGAGAAACAAAATAGAAAGCAACGAAATAACTACTAATGTTCAGGTTTATCAGTGGACTTTTGAAATGGGATGTATGCCGAAACATGCAAATATCGTTTTACGCGAATTAAGAAAGCAAAAAACAATTTCAGAGAGTTTTCGTATTGTAAGTGGTAAAATTCATAAATTGAAACCCGAAAATCTAAAATAG
- a CDS encoding di-heme oxidoredictase family protein, which translates to MNTWSWKNRFSIKAVLVLGVIIFCACQTDDPLPEKIEGEAAGGATTIYMQSSKAFSTPAPNLTAENLESHLRGDVDFEAIFVSGNAPVNGGLGPVFNNNSCVGCHVSDGRSAFPSNLDEMSGFFFKISVPGADEHGGPLGVPGFGTQFQHQSLYGYEKEGQMQVVWEEIAETLADGTTVSLRKPKYSIRNTYMPMPSDVMISPRIAMPVFGLGLLEAIPEEDILALADPDDLNDDGISGKANYVWDPASKTMALGRFGWKAGAPSVLAQSAGAYNEDMGITNPLKPIESSYGQSNGDNSEKAEPEIDMQTLEDVTLYSLTLAVPAGRNFDDPKVVKGRSIFEKIGCIDCHTASFTTGSLEGIPEVSQQKIYPYTDMLLHDMGDGLADNRPEFDADGKEWKTRPLWGLGLTNVTSGHTFLLHDGRARSITEAILWHDGEAENTKDEFKKLSTEDREALLEFLNAL; encoded by the coding sequence ATGAATACATGGAGTTGGAAGAATAGGTTTTCAATAAAGGCGGTATTGGTATTGGGAGTAATTATCTTTTGTGCCTGCCAGACCGATGATCCGCTTCCTGAAAAAATTGAAGGAGAAGCTGCCGGAGGAGCAACAACTATTTATATGCAAAGTAGCAAAGCTTTTTCAACACCGGCTCCTAATCTTACTGCCGAAAATTTGGAAAGTCACCTTAGAGGCGATGTCGATTTCGAAGCCATTTTCGTATCGGGTAATGCCCCGGTTAACGGAGGCTTGGGACCAGTGTTCAACAACAACTCTTGTGTAGGCTGTCATGTAAGCGACGGCCGTTCCGCATTTCCATCGAACCTGGATGAGATGAGTGGATTCTTTTTTAAAATTAGTGTGCCGGGAGCCGATGAACACGGCGGACCTCTCGGAGTACCGGGATTTGGTACACAGTTTCAGCACCAGTCGTTGTATGGTTATGAAAAGGAAGGCCAGATGCAGGTAGTTTGGGAGGAAATTGCGGAAACACTTGCCGACGGAACAACGGTAAGTCTTCGAAAACCAAAGTATTCAATTCGTAATACATACATGCCAATGCCTTCTGACGTAATGATTTCACCACGTATTGCCATGCCGGTTTTCGGATTGGGACTGCTGGAGGCCATTCCGGAAGAAGATATTTTGGCACTGGCCGATCCCGACGACCTGAATGATGATGGCATTTCAGGGAAAGCAAATTATGTTTGGGATCCTGCCAGCAAGACAATGGCGCTTGGGCGATTTGGCTGGAAAGCAGGTGCACCCAGCGTGTTGGCGCAAAGTGCCGGTGCTTACAATGAAGATATGGGAATTACCAATCCGTTAAAACCCATTGAAAGTTCTTACGGACAAAGTAATGGTGATAATTCAGAAAAAGCGGAACCCGAGATTGACATGCAAACGCTTGAAGACGTTACGCTATATTCGCTAACACTGGCAGTGCCGGCTGGTCGTAATTTCGACGATCCGAAAGTGGTGAAAGGCCGCAGCATTTTTGAAAAAATTGGCTGTATCGATTGCCACACGGCATCGTTTACAACAGGATCGTTGGAAGGAATTCCGGAAGTTAGTCAGCAGAAGATTTACCCGTATACCGATATGCTTTTACATGATATGGGTGATGGGTTAGCCGATAACCGACCGGAATTTGATGCCGACGGAAAAGAGTGGAAGACGCGTCCGCTTTGGGGACTGGGGCTAACGAATGTTACCAGCGGACATACTTTTTTGTTGCACGATGGGCGGGCACGAAGCATTACCGAAGCAATTTTGTGGCACGATGGCGAAGCAGAAAACACGAAAGATGAATTTAAAAAGCTCAGTACCGAAGACAGAGAGGCTTTGCTGGAGTTTTTAAACGCTTTGTGA
- a CDS encoding MFS transporter: MPEKSVFHNKNLYFIFGVTLIAMMGVASITPAFPDIIRYFNISPQQVGWLIVAFTLPGIFLTPFTGILADRYGRKLVLVPSLFIFGLAGFACMFAPGFHWLLALRFIQGVGASSLSSMNITLVGDLFEGKQRTSAMGYNASVLSIATASYPALGGVIAIFGWQYIFALPILAIPLGIWVMRGLNNPEPKNKAHLRSYFSRVWTTINQRTVWGLFAVNFILFLLLYGSYLTYFPLMMENRLGADSSRIGLMMSLMSITTAIMSSQLARLNRLLGQKRQLIIGSAFYMLASLLLLGANSYLILGVAVIVFGFGHGITIPSIQNMLVGFAGINERAAFMSLNSMVLRGGQTFGPLLVGVFYALGGLEASFLSGAVMALLMMLIIFATVHRHKTTSE; the protein is encoded by the coding sequence ATGCCTGAAAAATCCGTCTTCCACAATAAAAACCTCTATTTCATCTTCGGTGTAACGCTAATTGCCATGATGGGCGTGGCAAGCATTACCCCAGCTTTCCCCGATATTATCCGTTATTTTAATATCAGTCCGCAGCAGGTGGGCTGGCTGATTGTGGCGTTTACCTTGCCCGGTATTTTTCTTACGCCGTTTACCGGAATTCTGGCCGATCGTTATGGCCGGAAACTGGTGTTGGTGCCCTCGCTGTTTATTTTCGGACTGGCAGGATTTGCCTGTATGTTTGCACCCGGATTTCACTGGCTGCTCGCACTTCGGTTTATACAAGGCGTTGGAGCCAGTTCCTTGTCGAGTATGAATATTACCCTCGTTGGCGACCTCTTCGAAGGCAAACAACGTACCTCGGCCATGGGCTACAATGCCAGTGTGCTGAGTATTGCAACAGCATCGTACCCGGCTCTTGGCGGGGTGATCGCCATTTTTGGCTGGCAGTATATTTTTGCTTTGCCTATATTGGCTATTCCGCTGGGCATTTGGGTAATGAGGGGGCTGAATAATCCCGAGCCAAAGAACAAGGCGCACCTCCGGTCATATTTTAGCCGCGTGTGGACGACCATAAACCAGCGCACCGTCTGGGGACTTTTCGCCGTTAACTTCATCCTTTTCCTGCTGCTTTACGGTTCGTACCTTACCTATTTCCCGCTCATGATGGAAAACCGCCTCGGTGCCGATTCGTCGCGTATCGGGCTAATGATGTCGCTCATGTCAATAACCACAGCTATTATGAGCTCGCAACTGGCACGCCTTAACCGCCTGCTGGGGCAAAAACGACAGCTCATTATCGGAAGTGCATTTTATATGCTCGCTTCCTTGCTTTTGCTGGGTGCCAACAGCTATTTAATACTGGGCGTGGCTGTTATTGTGTTTGGTTTTGGGCACGGAATCACCATTCCGTCCATTCAAAATATGCTGGTAGGTTTTGCCGGCATCAACGAGCGGGCAGCTTTTATGTCGCTAAATTCTATGGTGCTGCGCGGCGGACAAACCTTTGGCCCCCTGCTGGTAGGCGTGTTTTATGCATTGGGTGGCCTCGAAGCCAGTTTCCTGTCGGGCGCAGTTATGGCCCTGCTAATGATGCTTATCATTTTCGCCACGGTACATCGTCATAAAACCACGAGCGAATAA
- a CDS encoding carbohydrate-binding family 9-like protein — protein sequence MRIIRNAFLLTLFIISNLSSSAQEQWGKYAHLFTVPNTYTAGYSSHTIKIDGQANEQDWKDAAWTSEFKDIQGANMPQPTYPTRIKMLWDDTNLYIFAELVEENIWAYYDKQDMIVYHENDFEVFIDPDGDTHNYYEFEVNAQNTLFDLFLDKPYRNGGKPDIEWNAKGFKSAVYLDGTLNDPTDTDKKWCVEIAIPFASLSTDGNFIQPKAGDIWKINFSRVQWQTEIIDGKYARKTSDDGKLIPEDNWVWSPQGVINMHFPERWGLIKFSSEFPDATYATFDLPEEELLARHLWHVFYAQRDYQSEHKTFCNNLATLGIPANGKENNTSFSMEINATEKTFTATLKTNNNLMISIDQDGLIQKHTDK from the coding sequence ATGCGAATTATCAGGAATGCCTTTCTCCTTACACTTTTTATAATCAGCAACTTGAGCTCGTCAGCACAAGAACAATGGGGAAAGTATGCCCACTTGTTTACGGTTCCGAATACCTACACGGCAGGCTATAGTAGCCATACGATTAAGATTGACGGGCAGGCCAACGAGCAGGATTGGAAAGATGCGGCATGGACTTCTGAGTTTAAAGATATTCAGGGTGCCAACATGCCTCAACCGACTTACCCCACGCGGATTAAAATGCTGTGGGACGATACTAACCTGTATATTTTTGCCGAGCTGGTAGAGGAAAACATCTGGGCTTACTACGATAAGCAGGATATGATCGTTTACCACGAAAATGATTTTGAAGTGTTTATCGATCCGGATGGAGACACACATAATTACTACGAGTTTGAGGTGAACGCCCAAAACACTTTATTCGACCTTTTTCTGGATAAACCCTACAGAAACGGTGGCAAGCCCGATATTGAATGGAATGCCAAAGGTTTTAAAAGTGCTGTTTATCTGGATGGAACATTAAATGATCCGACTGACACCGACAAAAAATGGTGCGTTGAAATAGCCATTCCTTTTGCATCACTCAGTACTGACGGCAACTTTATACAACCTAAAGCCGGTGATATTTGGAAGATCAACTTCTCACGCGTGCAGTGGCAAACCGAAATAATCGATGGGAAATACGCAAGAAAAACTTCTGACGACGGAAAACTGATCCCGGAAGACAACTGGGTGTGGAGTCCGCAGGGAGTGATAAATATGCACTTCCCCGAACGCTGGGGGCTTATAAAGTTCTCATCCGAATTTCCGGACGCAACATACGCAACATTTGATCTGCCGGAAGAGGAATTGCTGGCCCGCCACCTGTGGCATGTGTTTTATGCTCAACGCGATTATCAAAGTGAGCATAAGACATTTTGTAACAACCTTGCCACACTTGGTATTCCGGCAAACGGGAAAGAAAACAACACCAGTTTCTCGATGGAAATAAATGCCACTGAGAAAACATTTACCGCAACTCTAAAAACCAACAACAACCTGATGATCTCTATCGATCAGGATGGCTTAATACAAAAACATACTGACAAATAA
- a CDS encoding queuosine precursor transporter has product MQNEILWLAMLLANFLLIILAYRLFGKWGLVMWIPISVIVANIQVIQTVELFGLVATLGNIVYATSFLVTDILSENYGKEEAKKAVWIGFFSLISMTLLMNLALEFLPLEGDEFAGITHEATSTIFSLMPRIAVASLAAYLLSQRHDVWAYHFWKKRFSKDHQIWLRNNLSTMISQLIDSVVFVAIAFWGVYEWPVLLEIFLTTYLLKWVVAAADTPFVYWGKKIHRRNRFWME; this is encoded by the coding sequence ATGCAAAACGAAATCTTATGGCTGGCTATGTTGCTGGCAAATTTTCTACTTATCATTTTAGCCTACCGTTTATTCGGGAAATGGGGTCTAGTAATGTGGATTCCCATCTCGGTAATTGTGGCCAACATACAGGTAATACAAACCGTTGAGCTGTTTGGTCTGGTGGCCACACTTGGAAACATTGTGTACGCCACCTCGTTTTTGGTTACCGATATTTTGTCGGAGAACTACGGCAAGGAGGAAGCTAAAAAAGCTGTGTGGATCGGGTTCTTCAGCCTTATCTCCATGACTTTGCTGATGAACCTGGCACTGGAGTTTCTGCCGCTGGAAGGCGACGAGTTTGCCGGAATTACACACGAAGCTACCAGCACGATTTTTAGCCTGATGCCGCGTATTGCGGTTGCAAGTCTGGCAGCCTACCTCTTGTCGCAGCGCCACGATGTTTGGGCTTACCATTTCTGGAAAAAGCGTTTTTCGAAAGACCATCAGATCTGGCTGCGCAATAACCTCAGTACCATGATCTCGCAACTGATAGACAGCGTGGTTTTTGTTGCCATTGCTTTTTGGGGTGTATACGAATGGCCGGTGCTGCTTGAAATATTTCTAACTACTTATTTATTAAAGTGGGTTGTGGCTGCTGCCGATACACCGTTTGTTTACTGGGGGAAAAAGATCCATCGCCGTAACCGTTTTTGGATGGAGTAG
- a CDS encoding family 10 glycosylhydrolase: MNKRDFIKTTMLAGMGLTVASACANETTPATPEQGLKHWVWENPNHEETDEDLQKKYNSYYEAGVRGMFFEHDSERHFRIAKKAGLETHRWMWTMNRGEKELLASHPEWYAVSRDGKSCADNPPYVGYYRWLCPSKPEVKEYLAQRSKEILEKNYVDGLHLDYVRYCDVILPVNLWDNYGIDQSQELPEYDFCYCDTCRENFKKKTGKDPLEMEHPDQSPAWRKYRYEQVNGIVNHLAEITHSYNKPITAAVFPTPEIARRIVRQDWTNWNLDAVCPMIYHGFYRESVSWIGNAVEEGIHFLCGKFPIYAGLFLPDFKSDAELEEGIRVAIANGASGVSLFGKVDEKTLGILKKASE; the protein is encoded by the coding sequence ATGAACAAAAGAGATTTTATTAAAACCACAATGCTGGCCGGAATGGGCCTTACCGTAGCAAGTGCCTGTGCCAACGAAACAACTCCGGCAACTCCGGAACAAGGATTGAAACACTGGGTTTGGGAGAATCCGAACCACGAAGAAACAGACGAAGACCTGCAAAAAAAATACAATAGTTATTACGAAGCCGGTGTACGCGGTATGTTTTTCGAGCATGACAGCGAACGTCATTTTCGCATAGCCAAAAAGGCCGGACTGGAAACGCATCGCTGGATGTGGACCATGAACCGTGGCGAAAAAGAGCTGCTTGCCAGTCACCCGGAATGGTATGCCGTTAGCAGAGATGGAAAATCGTGTGCTGACAATCCGCCGTACGTGGGTTATTATCGCTGGTTGTGCCCATCGAAGCCGGAAGTAAAAGAATACCTGGCTCAGCGTTCGAAAGAAATTCTGGAGAAGAATTATGTAGATGGACTGCACCTGGATTATGTGCGTTACTGCGACGTTATTCTGCCGGTAAACCTTTGGGACAATTACGGCATCGACCAAAGTCAGGAGTTGCCCGAGTACGATTTCTGTTACTGCGATACCTGCCGCGAGAATTTCAAAAAGAAAACAGGGAAAGATCCGCTGGAGATGGAACATCCCGACCAAAGTCCGGCATGGCGAAAATACCGTTACGAGCAGGTGAATGGTATTGTAAATCACCTGGCAGAAATTACGCATTCATACAATAAACCCATTACTGCAGCGGTTTTCCCAACACCGGAAATTGCGCGCCGTATTGTGCGCCAGGACTGGACGAACTGGAACCTCGATGCCGTTTGCCCAATGATCTATCACGGTTTCTACCGCGAATCGGTTAGCTGGATCGGCAATGCTGTTGAAGAAGGAATCCATTTCCTTTGCGGAAAATTCCCGATTTATGCCGGTCTGTTCCTGCCCGATTTTAAATCGGACGCAGAGCTGGAAGAAGGAATTCGTGTTGCCATTGCCAACGGTGCTTCAGGCGTTTCGTTGTTTGGAAAGGTGGATGAGAAGACTTTGGGGATTTTGAAGAAGGCTTCGGAATAG
- a CDS encoding methylglyoxal synthase — MKKKKNIAIVAHDNRKKDIMEWVSFNWKELAQHDLICTGTTGKMVEEALATSCHEHGTVPPTVTRLKSGPLGGDQQLGAMICEGNIDMLIFFWDPMQPQPHDVDVKALLRITVLYNIPTASNRSTADFMVTSELFHEDYNPIIKDYGEYIARDVEMK; from the coding sequence ATGAAAAAGAAAAAGAATATAGCGATCGTAGCACACGATAACCGCAAAAAAGATATTATGGAATGGGTGTCTTTCAACTGGAAAGAACTGGCCCAGCACGACCTCATCTGCACCGGAACAACCGGGAAAATGGTTGAAGAAGCATTGGCTACAAGCTGCCACGAACATGGCACTGTGCCGCCAACTGTTACCCGCCTGAAATCGGGGCCACTGGGTGGCGACCAACAATTGGGCGCGATGATCTGCGAAGGAAATATTGATATGCTCATCTTTTTTTGGGATCCGATGCAGCCGCAACCACACGATGTTGACGTAAAAGCGCTGCTGCGAATTACGGTTCTATACAATATTCCAACAGCATCGAACCGTTCTACGGCGGATTTTATGGTTACATCTGAATTATTCCACGAGGATTACAATCCAATCATCAAAGATTATGGCGAGTATATTGCTCGTGATGTAGAAATGAAATAA
- a CDS encoding phage Gp37/Gp68 family protein has product MASKIEWTEATWNPTSGCTKISAGCKHCYAESMARRLKAIGTVGYENGFRFNIVPSRLNEPLKKKKPTVYFVNSMSDIFHEKMPLDYLDKIFSVIEQTPHHTYQVLTKRADRMHEYLSQREIPKNVWLGVTVENKFDGVPRIDKLRHLNASVLFLSVEPLLEDLGEIDLTNINWVIVGGESGNQARPMDKIWVENVKKQCDANDVAFFFKQWGTWGADKVKRNKKENGKELNGKIWQNYPEVIEKQFEMA; this is encoded by the coding sequence ATGGCATCAAAAATTGAATGGACTGAGGCAACGTGGAATCCAACTTCTGGTTGTACAAAAATATCGGCAGGTTGTAAACATTGTTATGCCGAGTCTATGGCTCGCAGGCTTAAGGCTATTGGAACAGTTGGTTACGAAAATGGATTTAGATTTAATATCGTTCCATCGCGATTAAATGAGCCTTTAAAGAAGAAGAAACCAACAGTTTATTTTGTAAACTCAATGAGTGATATCTTTCACGAAAAAATGCCTTTGGATTACTTAGATAAGATATTTTCTGTTATTGAGCAAACACCGCATCATACATATCAAGTACTAACTAAAAGGGCTGATAGAATGCATGAATATCTCTCCCAAAGGGAAATTCCAAAAAATGTATGGTTAGGTGTTACAGTAGAGAATAAATTTGATGGTGTTCCACGCATTGACAAACTTCGACACCTAAATGCATCAGTATTGTTCTTATCGGTTGAACCACTTCTCGAAGATTTGGGAGAAATAGATTTAACTAATATTAATTGGGTTATTGTTGGTGGCGAAAGTGGAAATCAAGCTAGACCGATGGATAAAATTTGGGTGGAGAACGTTAAAAAACAATGCGATGCTAATGATGTTGCTTTCTTCTTTAAACAATGGGGAACTTGGGGCGCTGATAAAGTCAAACGTAATAAAAAGGAGAACGGTAAAGAGCTGAATGGAAAGATTTGGCAAAATTATCCGGAAGTAATTGAGAAACAATTTGAAATGGCATAA